The nucleotide window ATGCCCGAGTGGTTAATGGGGGCGGACTGTAAATCCGCTGGCTACGCCTACGCTGGTTCAAATCCAGCTCGGCCCACCACGAATTAAGTAAAAAGTAAAAAACATTTTCTTTTGTCTTTTACTTTTAGCTTATTTTTTGCCCGTGTAGCTCAGTGGTAGAGCACACCCTTGGTAAGGGTGAGGTCACGAGTTCAATCCTCGTCACGGGCTTGTAAGAAAACAAGATAGCATAAGGGTTTCAGCTGATAAGGTAGTCTGCGATCGGGATAAAAACTCCGATTTAGAAGCTATTTTATTTGCTTTTTTGGGTCTCGTTTGGGTATCATCATCCGGTTTTTTCATATAGCCCGCGCTGGCGGTATGAGTTTCTGTAGGGTGCGGTCATAAGTAGTTGCTTGGCAGAAAGAGTCCCCCCTGTCCCCCTTGTCCCCCTTGTCCCTAGCCCCTAGCCCCTTCTTAAACGGGTGCGGCAGGACTCGAACCTGCGACTCGCAGCTTAGAAGGCTGCTACTCTATCCACCTGAGTTACGCACCCACTTGTGATCTGTCTGCCTATATTATCAAAATTGCTAAGATTTGTGGTGCAACAAGGCGATCGAATTTAAGATCGGAAACTTTTAAGAGGGCTGGCGGTGGAATAGGCATCTGATAGATGTACACTAAAAACCAAGAGAATGAGCCTTGGATAAGATAGTGTGATATTAATTTGCGATCGCAGTTCAGCCGCACCTGGTAAACCAGCATTCTGCATATCAAGAGTGTCGCAGGCGTAATTAAACTCAACGCCAAGAGCTGCACCCGGAGGTCCTGACAGGAGTCAATTGCCAGTGTCATGTTTATTCTGAAACGGCAGGATGTTGAAATAACTAGCGTTCAGCACCCAAAGCGGGACCAGCAGATTCCCATTCTCAATTACCAGGGGCAAACGTTTCGCTTAATCAGTGTGTTCCGAGCGAACCAAGAGGAAGAAGCCAAAGCCTTCTGGCGGGATCTGACGGATAACCGAGGGAAAGCCTGTGTCCTATTGGAGGAACCGGAACGATACAGCGTATGGGGCAAAATCCGTTTAGACCAGCTCACTAGCGATGTCCCTGGTGACGCGAAAACGATTGCTCTGACCCAAGCCTGTCTGTTGCTGCTGCAAGGGGTTTATATAGACATAGAAGATCTCTTAGGCGGCAGACAGGCTGGATTATTTGAAAAAAATCTCGCCGAAATACTTCAGCAGTGGCGCTTTCCACAGGCAGACTCGCCGCAAGCTGTCAAAAACCTGCTCACAATAGATCCGCTGAGTGCCAACCAACTTCCCCCCTGGGAAGAACATCATGTAATCACCCTGTTGCAGGAACTTTATCGTCTTGGTAAACAGTATTTCGGGAACTCCAGCTTTGTCAGTCGAGCTATGGAAACCTTACAAGACCTGCCAGCAGCCGATCAGGCGCAGTTTACAGAATGGTTGAATCAATCTCCCCTTGGTAAGCTGTGGCAATAGCGTTGAAAAGGTTCCCTATCATTTGCAATGACTTGTATATAGCCAAGACAAAGAGCTTCCTAATGGTGAAATTTACGATCTCAGCAGCGGTCAAAAGCTTATTGACGCCTGTGCTTTCCATCGCCAGCTATTCCCTCTATGAATCCCTATGAGCAACCCAACGGATAAATCATCCAATCCTAAAACTCTTTTGCCAGTACGGACAATTGTCCTAGCTGGAATTGCTTGGGCAGTTCTGGCCCTTTTGTTCTTTTTGATATTTAGCGTCACGACAGGGGACGATCGTCCGGTTTGGTACTTGATCGGCACTTATGTTTTTGAACAGGTGGCTTACCTGTCAGCAGCTTTACTGTGTTTTAGGAATTGGCGGAGTCCTCAGATTGTCAGCGGACGGAATGTCTGGCTGGGATTTGGTCTGGGGATGCTGTTTTATTTCATAGGGAACTTCATGTTTGGCTATTGGGAGTTGGCTTTAAAGATCGATCCAGATATATCTCTTGCCGATCCCTTTTTCATCGCTACTTATATTTCTCTAGGCTGGGGGATGATTCAAGCTGTTTCTTCAAGGCGGCTAAATCTGGAGAAGTGGCAGTGGGGAATTGTGGCGGGAATCGCAGCTATAGGGATTGTCCTAGCCTACTTTATTGCTCCCCCCGACTTTTCCAACAAAGCCCAGGCGGCAACCCCACCTTCGATCGTTGCCCAGGCAACCGCCCCAGCCTCACCCACGGCTAAGCCAGCGCCAAAAGCACCAGCAGTGCAGCCAACTGCTAAACCCAAGCCCACAGGAACAGCTAAACCAGCTACTAATGCTAAACCAGCCGCCTCAAAATTATCTTGGATTGAGGAACTGGACAATAAATTAAAGTTTCTTGTCCCTTGGTTGAATCTGTTTTACGTGGTTTGCGATGTTGCCCTGTTAATTCTTGCCACAATGTTATTATTAGCCTTCTGGGGAGGCCGTTTTTCCCAATCTTGGCGGATGATTGCAGGAGCAACTTTGTCACTTTACATCGCAGATATGTGGTTGAAATGGGCCCAAAAAAATATAGAGAATTACCAGAGTGGCTCTTTACCAGAAGTCTTTTGGGTATTCAGTGGCGTGCTGTTTGCCATTGGAGCTGCCCTCGAATACGATACATCAAGCCGTTCCCGCCGCACTGGTGGTGGGCGTAGACGCCCTGGAAGTTAAGCTTTATGACTGCTAAAAAATTAACTCAAGCTGACAAATCTGAGATCCTTAAGCTCTACAGAAATCCAGAAGAAACAACCTCAACATTGGCTCGCCGCTATGATGTGAGCCACTCTACGATTAGTCGCTTACTAAAAAGCACTTTGTCACCTGATGACTACGAAGTATTAATTCAGCAAAAACGTTCGATGCGCCCGCACACAGGCGTTTCTGAACCAGAAGCGCCTGTAGTGGAAGACCCGCTTAGCGAACCCACCGATGATGATGCACTAGAAGGATCGCGCGGTCTCAACAGACGCCTGCGACGGCGTTCCTCAGCGACATCTGCGTCTGTAAGCGAACATCTAACAGTGGCAGAAAAAGTTTCATCGCCACTGTTAGATGTTCGTGCCTCAACCACTGCTACAAAGGACGACGATTTGCTGCATGAACCCTACAGTGGGTCAAACAGCAGAATCAAAGAAATGCTGGGGGAAGATCTGCTAGACACTGAAGACGATCTGGCAGATTTGGATGATGATGACGATCGTGATGACGATGGTGATGATGATGATGATTTAGACTACACCGACGATGAAGATGACCTGGATGAGGAAATTATCCTCCCCAAAAGGCGGGTGCCCAGCAACGCTGTAGTTAGGGTTTTGCCACTGTCGGAGGCGTCCTTTCCCAAACCGTGCTATTTGGTGGTAGACCGTGCGGCAGAATTAATCACGCGACCGCTAAAGGATTTTGGCGACTTGGGTCAAATCCCCCAAGAGGAAGTTCAGCAGAGAACTCTGCCGGTTTTTGACAACCACAGAGTAGCTCGACGTTTTTCTAACCGCGCTCAGCGAGTGATTAAGGTTCCTGATGGCAAGATTCTCCAGAAGGCTTCTCCCTATTTGAAAGCTAAAGGTATTACGCGACTGCTAATAGATGGTCAGGTTTATTCGTTGCCAACAACTTAGACTCAAACCTAATAGCCTGGAGGTTTTCTGACTGGCTGCACTACGGTGAGGCGATCGCATAACCTGTGCGTCAGCGTCCTCTTTGGTATAGACATTGGGCTCGATCGCATCGGGGCAAGCCCATTGCCTTGCCCCTTGCCCCCGCCCCACCTATCAGAATATTTGCTTCAGAGTGTGTCTGACTCTTTATACTTCAGAACATAGTTGCTTTTCATAATTGAAAATATTTGTAACACAAATAACCCCTTCTACTATAATTGGCAACTTTTCAATAGTAAAATCTTTATTAAGAGAGCGCAGTTTATTTCATAGTAGCCCTCTTTCTTTATCACCCAGAACTAAACTGGGTACTCAATGCGAGCCGCTATTTTGTTTTTTAAAGCGGTTTAAGGATCGCTTGTCTCAAAAACTATCTCGATAGATTGTGAGACAAATTTGCAAGAACTAAAGGCAGTGAGAATATGAAAGTTAGCGAGATCCTAAAGCTTTATGAAGAGGGAAACAGAAATTTTGCTGGGGTCGATCTCAGTGGAGCTGATTTAACAGAAGTTACCCTAACAGGTGTAAACCTTACAGGCGCTAATTTAAGGGGAGCGAATTTCAGTCGGGCTTGTTTAACCAAGTCAGATCTAAGTGGCGCTTTACTAAACTGGGCAAATCTAACATTTGCCAAACTGGGCGAAGCCAAACTCGTCGAGGCAGATTTAATGAAAGCTCAGCTGGGCGGCGCTTTTTTTGTAAAATCAAAACTACCTGGGGCAAGGTTGAGTGGTGCCGATCTCAAAGGTGCTAATTTCCGAGGCGCGAATCTCTGGGGCGCGAATCTCTGCGGGGCTAATTTGCAAAGAATCAATCTGCGAGGCGCTAACCTCAGCGGAGCCAATCTTAACTGGGCAAATCTACAAGGTGCTAGATTGAGTGGGGCGATGCTGTATGGCGCTTTATTAAATGGTGTCAATCTCAGCGGAGCATTTTTGAATGGACTTGATTTGAGTGGCGTGGAGTTGGATGGAGTTAATATTAGCGAAGCAAAACTGAGTGGCGCTAACTTGGAAGGAGCTAATCTGATGGCAGCCGATCTAACTGAAGCCCTGCTGCGGGGAGTAAACTTAACGGGAGCAGACTTGACGGGAGCAAATCTAACAAGAGCTTATTTGGAAAAAGCTAACTTGAAATGGACAAGGTTGAGTCAGGCAGACTTGACTGATGCAAACCTCACAGATGCCACATTGACAGGGGCAAATATTGAAGGTGCCAAATTTACAGGTACAGTTTTACCTAGAGGAACTAGAGAGTGTTTTTACTTGGTTACAACTGATACTGCGGTGTAGTTGAAGGCGGTTGCAGGTGATGAATAACGGTGCTGAAACAGTTCGCTATGGTGTGGTACTGGTGACGGCTGGTACGCGGGAGGAAGGGGAAGCGATCGCACAAAATTTAGTAGAAGCAAAACTCGCCGCTTGCGTCAGTTTGATACCAATTAATTCTATTTACACTTGGCAAGGTGTTCTGCATAAAGAAGAAGAGTGGCAACTTTTAATTAAAACCGATCTGGCTAAATTTGAAATTCTGGAAGCAAAGATTCGAGAGTTGCATTCTTACGAAGTGCCAGAAATTATTGCTTTGCCGTTGGTTGCTGGTTCTGAGCCTTATTTGGCATGGATTTCGGAACAAGTGAAAGGGTAGGAATTATTCACAGGCTATCCTAGAAATTACGATCGCTTAGAAGGATATCCGCCATGAGTGAAGCCGCAACTAAAGGAGTTCGCTGGAATAGCACAGATTTAGAATTACTGCCGGAAAATGTCGGTACACGCTACGAAATTATCGATGGTGATTAGGTATGTAGTTGCGCTTTAGCGCTCTTATTAGAATTTGGATAAGAGCGCTAAAGCGCAACTACATACCTTTTTAGTTAAAAGCTATTTCTGAAGTGCTTGTTGAAAAGTCTTGATGGCATCAACATGATTTACGATATTAATGCAACGCAATAACAAATCGAGATCGATTCCTTTCACTTCTTCACTACTGGAAATCTTTTCATAGTAAAATTTATTTCCCTCTTCCCGCAGGTGATAAATTTCTAATACGCCATCTTCCCAAAACCAAACTTCTTTTATTTTCAGCCGCTTGTAGACTTCTAATTTGTTGATACCGCCACTGGAAAACACAACCTCGATCGCTAAATCGGGACGCGCTCGACCAGGAGCAAGTTTATAGGATTCATCCGCCTCTCGCTTAACGGCGGCTGTTTCATTTTCGAGGGTCATTGAGCCAGTTGGAGTAAAGTCAAACCCTGCCATGAGCAGGTATTGCTCCAACAATGCACCAATCCTTTGTTTAACGATTTCATGGGGTTCTCCTGACCTTCGTCGTATCTCCAGAACTCCTTCTAGGAAAGAAAGTCGATAGCCTGGACGGTCTAACAATTGCTCAACTGCTTTGAACTCTCTCCAGGTCAGTCCCTCAAATAAAAGGGGTGATTCTTTTGTGGGTGTTGCGATCGCGGCTGAGGTCATTTGAGTCTCCAGTCTGTTTCCAGATGAGAAATTAGTAATAAACTCAAAAGTGGGTAGGTGTCTTGCTTACCCTATATTTGAAATATTTTACAGGGCTTTTCAGGTGAGTGAGGTACATAGAAACCCGGTTTCTTGAAGAAACCGGGTTTCTGGGGTTTTATAGGGACACGGCGGCATAAATATTCATCTATAATGCAAAATATTAAATGATGCCGTGTCCCTACCGCAGCTGATTTGAGTGAGGATGATTTCAACTTGTAGACTATCAACAATGAAATATGAAAAGCGAACTAATCAAGTTAACTTATCAAGTACAACTCCAAGCAGGTGAAAAGTTAAATCTGCCAGCATCTTTAGTTGAGAGCTTGGGTGCAGGTGATTGGAGCATCACTATTGAGAAAATCAATACTATGCCTGAAACCATCCGCAACCATGATGCATTTTTGAATAGTTACGCACCTGAAGATGAGGGGTTGTATGATGACTATCCAGGCGGGTGATTTTTGGGTGGCGGAAATTAGGTTTACGGATGGAAGTGCATCTAAAAAGCGTCCTATCCTTGTACTTTGGTTAGATAGGCAGGATATTGTGGCAGCAGCCGTCACCTCTACTGTACCGCGCAGTCAGACTGATGTCGCGCTTAATGACTGGCAGGTAAGTGGTTTGCGGGTTGCTTCAACAGTACGATTGTCAAGATTGGATTGTTTGGAGCAATCTTTATTGCTGTATAAACTCGGTCATATTTCTGATGATGATGCACAGCGATTGCAGGATGTATGGGTGATGTATGTTAAGCCTCAGTTTTAATTTAACTATAAACTTGAGCGATCGCGGCAGGGGCTATTTGAGTGTCCAGTCTGTTTCCAGATGAGAAATTAGTAATAAACTCGAAACTGGGTAGGCGTCCCGCCCACCCATATTTGAAATATTTTACAGTAATTTTTGGGTGAGTGAGGTGCAGAGAAATCCGGTTTCTTGAACAATACCTTCGCCA belongs to Argonema galeatum A003/A1 and includes:
- a CDS encoding Npun_F0813 family protein, encoding MFILKRQDVEITSVQHPKRDQQIPILNYQGQTFRLISVFRANQEEEAKAFWRDLTDNRGKACVLLEEPERYSVWGKIRLDQLTSDVPGDAKTIALTQACLLLLQGVYIDIEDLLGGRQAGLFEKNLAEILQQWRFPQADSPQAVKNLLTIDPLSANQLPPWEEHHVITLLQELYRLGKQYFGNSSFVSRAMETLQDLPAADQAQFTEWLNQSPLGKLWQ
- a CDS encoding pentapeptide repeat-containing protein, whose amino-acid sequence is MKVSEILKLYEEGNRNFAGVDLSGADLTEVTLTGVNLTGANLRGANFSRACLTKSDLSGALLNWANLTFAKLGEAKLVEADLMKAQLGGAFFVKSKLPGARLSGADLKGANFRGANLWGANLCGANLQRINLRGANLSGANLNWANLQGARLSGAMLYGALLNGVNLSGAFLNGLDLSGVELDGVNISEAKLSGANLEGANLMAADLTEALLRGVNLTGADLTGANLTRAYLEKANLKWTRLSQADLTDANLTDATLTGANIEGAKFTGTVLPRGTRECFYLVTTDTAV
- the cutA gene encoding divalent-cation tolerance protein CutA yields the protein MNNGAETVRYGVVLVTAGTREEGEAIAQNLVEAKLAACVSLIPINSIYTWQGVLHKEEEWQLLIKTDLAKFEILEAKIRELHSYEVPEIIALPLVAGSEPYLAWISEQVKG
- a CDS encoding Uma2 family endonuclease, with translation MTSAAIATPTKESPLLFEGLTWREFKAVEQLLDRPGYRLSFLEGVLEIRRRSGEPHEIVKQRIGALLEQYLLMAGFDFTPTGSMTLENETAAVKREADESYKLAPGRARPDLAIEVVFSSGGINKLEVYKRLKIKEVWFWEDGVLEIYHLREEGNKFYYEKISSSEEVKGIDLDLLLRCINIVNHVDAIKTFQQALQK
- a CDS encoding type II toxin-antitoxin system PemK/MazF family toxin, whose protein sequence is MMTIQAGDFWVAEIRFTDGSASKKRPILVLWLDRQDIVAAAVTSTVPRSQTDVALNDWQVSGLRVASTVRLSRLDCLEQSLLLYKLGHISDDDAQRLQDVWVMYVKPQF